A portion of the Paenibacillus hamazuiensis genome contains these proteins:
- a CDS encoding YfiT family bacillithiol transferase, which yields MDSLRYPIGPFVPIPAPPPEERQTFIRQLSEIVPTLRNTLQDIAPGDLHTPYRKDGWTVQQIVHHLADNDINAYLRFKRALTEDSPTASSYREDLWAELSDYKDAPIEMSLALLEALHNRFLALLQNLHPLDFRRTLQTEALGKITLDTALQRFVWHHRHHLGQITSFIDARQFAHSQDREKLPVKSDVVLLRRTAGNDLDYVLQTEQDPENQPFILSWPREKHLEAIDSSDHLHLIIESPDGSRVGYVILAGLENRNHCTELLRIAVSDKGRGYGKEAIRLIQEYVFDSLKAHRLWLDVKEHNQRARKLYEKAGFATEGKLRDCIRNGDSYESLVIMGLLEPNYRLFNRICQGAE from the coding sequence ATGGATTCTTTGCGTTACCCCATAGGGCCATTTGTACCGATTCCCGCTCCTCCCCCCGAAGAGCGGCAAACGTTCATCCGTCAATTGTCGGAAATCGTCCCGACTCTCAGAAATACGCTTCAGGATATCGCCCCGGGCGATTTGCACACCCCTTATCGCAAGGACGGTTGGACCGTACAGCAGATCGTGCATCATTTAGCGGATAATGATATCAACGCATACCTGCGTTTTAAAAGAGCGTTGACGGAAGATTCGCCAACTGCGAGTTCCTACCGCGAAGATCTTTGGGCGGAGCTGAGCGACTATAAGGATGCCCCTATCGAAATGTCGCTCGCGCTGCTGGAAGCGCTTCACAACCGATTTCTCGCATTGCTGCAAAACTTGCACCCGCTCGATTTCAGAAGAACATTACAAACCGAAGCGCTGGGCAAGATCACACTCGATACGGCGCTTCAGCGATTTGTCTGGCACCACCGGCACCATCTCGGGCAAATAACATCGTTCATTGACGCGCGGCAATTCGCTCATAGCCAGGATCGCGAAAAGCTGCCGGTCAAATCCGATGTCGTGCTGCTTAGAAGAACCGCGGGAAACGACCTCGATTATGTTTTGCAGACCGAGCAAGACCCGGAAAATCAGCCGTTTATTCTATCCTGGCCGCGGGAAAAGCATCTGGAAGCGATAGACAGCAGCGATCATCTTCACCTTATCATCGAATCGCCCGATGGCAGCCGCGTCGGTTATGTCATATTGGCCGGGCTGGAAAACCGCAACCACTGCACCGAGCTGCTGCGGATTGCCGTATCGGATAAAGGCCGGGGGTACGGCAAAGAAGCGATCCGGCTCATTCAGGAATATGTATTTGACAGCTTGAAGGCTCATCGGCTCTGGCTTGACGTTAAAGAACACAACCAAAGGGCTCGAAAGCTTTACGAAAAAGCGGGATTCGCCACCGAAGGAAAACTTAGAGACTGCATCCGAAATGGTGACTCCTACGAATCGCTGGTCATCATGGGGCTGCTCGAACCTAATTACAGGTTATTTAACCGGATCTGCCAAGGAGCTGAATGA
- a CDS encoding putative holin-like toxin translates to MELKDAIPIMILFATFVIALLTYIGNNYKRK, encoded by the coding sequence ATGGAGTTGAAAGACGCAATACCCATCATGATTTTATTCGCAACTTTTGTCATAGCTCTTTTAACATACATCGGGAATAACTACAAGAGAAAGTAA
- a CDS encoding sigma 54-interacting transcriptional regulator, giving the protein MLADSVSEDKKEFAETLPFGVVILNADKHVVWLNRFACSELYCSREQMLGASWNAAFPTILADEIAAEACDGSSPRQFKFGDQHFIAQITRYEGVEGGLLIVFQQMDRFEHLVKQMDSYKNLDVDLKAIFDISYDVIYVSDGQGITLRVSSASERLWGYKESELVGKSVYQLEKEGVYSPSITRLVLEKKEKISMTQTTKTGRRLMVVGVPIMDENGQIIRVVNASRDITEVSRLKNELTAMKQLSEGYRQELMNLRIKNDIDNQLIYRSEKMKRVILLAEKISKVDSTVLLFGESGVGKELIASLIHKWSERESGPFISVNCGGIPESVLEMELFGSLEATVNGHSGSFVTANGGTLFLDDIDQLPLSLQVKVYRAMQERKVSHAAGTAPLNLRVIASTSVDLEERVRKGLFRKDLYYLLNVVPMAIPPLRERREDVIPLILHFADRINKKYGISKKFNPRLLKTLQDYEWPGNARELQNIVERLLVTVDSEWIEIEHLPEYMDPNRSGQKLIQINRIVPLKEAVESLEKELLTLAQEKYGSTTKMAEALGVNQSTVSRKLQQYGK; this is encoded by the coding sequence TTGTTGGCCGATTCGGTATCGGAAGACAAAAAAGAGTTCGCGGAGACATTGCCGTTCGGGGTTGTCATTCTGAATGCGGACAAACATGTGGTGTGGCTGAACCGCTTTGCCTGCAGCGAATTATACTGCAGCCGGGAGCAGATGCTGGGCGCAAGCTGGAACGCCGCATTTCCCACCATCCTTGCGGATGAAATCGCAGCAGAAGCTTGTGACGGTTCGAGCCCTCGGCAGTTCAAGTTCGGGGATCAACATTTTATCGCCCAAATCACCCGTTACGAAGGAGTCGAAGGCGGCCTTCTGATCGTTTTTCAGCAAATGGACCGGTTCGAGCATCTCGTCAAGCAAATGGATTCCTATAAAAACCTGGATGTCGATTTGAAAGCGATTTTCGACATCTCGTACGATGTCATCTACGTGTCGGACGGACAAGGGATCACGCTCAGGGTCAGCTCGGCCTCCGAACGGCTCTGGGGGTATAAGGAAAGCGAATTAGTCGGCAAAAGCGTATATCAGTTGGAAAAGGAAGGTGTGTATTCGCCTTCCATCACCCGGCTGGTCCTGGAGAAGAAAGAAAAGATATCCATGACGCAGACCACGAAGACGGGACGGCGCCTGATGGTTGTCGGCGTTCCGATCATGGACGAGAACGGACAAATCATCCGGGTCGTCAACGCCTCGAGAGACATTACCGAGGTCAGCCGGCTCAAAAACGAGCTTACCGCGATGAAGCAGCTGTCGGAAGGGTACCGGCAGGAGCTGATGAATTTGCGGATCAAAAATGATATCGACAATCAGCTCATTTACCGCAGCGAGAAGATGAAGCGCGTCATCTTGCTGGCCGAGAAGATCTCGAAGGTGGATTCCACAGTCTTGTTGTTCGGTGAATCCGGCGTCGGCAAGGAGCTGATCGCTTCGCTGATTCACAAATGGAGCGAGAGGGAAAGCGGTCCTTTTATCAGCGTGAACTGCGGCGGCATTCCGGAAAGCGTGCTCGAAATGGAGCTGTTCGGCTCTTTGGAGGCGACGGTAAACGGACATTCGGGGTCGTTTGTTACGGCGAACGGGGGAACTTTGTTTCTCGACGATATCGATCAGCTCCCCCTGTCCCTGCAGGTGAAGGTGTACCGCGCCATGCAGGAAAGGAAGGTATCCCATGCCGCCGGTACGGCGCCGCTTAATTTGCGTGTGATCGCCTCCACCAGCGTCGATTTGGAAGAGAGAGTCCGCAAAGGGCTGTTCCGCAAAGATCTGTACTATTTGCTCAACGTTGTGCCGATGGCTATTCCTCCGCTCCGCGAACGCCGGGAGGACGTTATTCCGCTGATTCTTCATTTCGCGGACCGCATCAACAAAAAATACGGCATCAGCAAGAAGTTTAACCCCCGTTTGCTGAAAACGCTGCAGGATTACGAATGGCCCGGCAACGCCCGCGAGCTGCAAAATATTGTGGAGCGTCTGCTTGTTACCGTGGACAGCGAATGGATTGAAATCGAGCATTTGCCCGAATACATGGACCCCAATCGCTCCGGCCAAAAGCTCATTCAAATCAACCGGATCGTGCCGCTCAAAGAAGCCGTCGAATCGCTTGAAAAAGAATTGCTGACGCTTGCCCAAGAGAAGTACGGTTCAACGACCAAGATGGCCGAGGCGCTGGGCGTGAATCAATCGACGGTAAGTCGGAAGCTTCAGCAGTACGGCAAGTGA
- a CDS encoding carbon-nitrogen hydrolase family protein → MKVAAVQMDCLLGSKGNNLEKADRLLQQAVEQGAKLIVLPELFNTGYRVEERDPELAETVPGETTEWLERICRTHQVYIVGCILEKCAVNGVVYDTAFAVGPEGFIGSYRKTHLWDKEHLRFAKGWELPVFDLGFARLGLQICYEIGFPEGARSLTLQGADIIAYPSAFGKERYYAWDVASRSRALENGVYVIACNRTGTEKNETEFGGKSRIVDPTGKVLAEAEATDEVIVSEIDLDFVAVQRRKIPYLRDLNRQLMKDVYHH, encoded by the coding sequence GTGAAGGTGGCGGCCGTTCAAATGGATTGCTTACTCGGCAGCAAAGGGAACAATTTGGAGAAGGCCGACAGGCTCCTTCAGCAGGCGGTGGAACAAGGGGCAAAGCTGATTGTGCTGCCGGAATTGTTCAATACGGGTTACCGGGTGGAGGAGAGAGACCCGGAGCTGGCTGAGACTGTGCCCGGGGAGACAACGGAATGGCTGGAGAGGATATGCAGAACGCATCAGGTTTATATCGTAGGCTGTATCCTGGAGAAATGCGCGGTGAACGGCGTCGTGTACGATACTGCTTTTGCAGTCGGTCCCGAAGGCTTCATCGGCTCGTACCGGAAAACGCATCTGTGGGATAAGGAACATCTGCGATTCGCAAAAGGCTGGGAGCTGCCGGTGTTTGATCTTGGCTTCGCCCGGCTCGGACTGCAAATTTGCTATGAGATCGGATTTCCCGAAGGGGCCCGAAGCTTGACCTTACAGGGTGCGGATATCATCGCTTACCCTTCGGCTTTCGGCAAAGAGCGTTATTACGCATGGGATGTGGCGAGCCGGTCAAGGGCTTTGGAAAACGGAGTGTATGTCATTGCGTGCAACCGGACGGGAACGGAGAAGAACGAAACGGAGTTCGGCGGCAAAAGCCGGATTGTCGATCCGACCGGCAAGGTTCTCGCAGAGGCCGAAGCGACGGATGAGGTCATCGTGTCCGAAATTGATCTGGATTTCGTGGCCGTCCAGCGCAGGAAAATTCCGTACCTCAGAGACCTCAACCGCCAATTGATGAAAGACGTGTATCATCATTAA
- a CDS encoding MFS transporter yields the protein METNALKVEGAGLETADTVKVRKEEGTVSKGSIVYASIVAFFAWVFSTYDFILFGTLLPVMSGEFGWSTAKSAEIAMWVSVTTLIVSLMVGPITDYFGRRNALMLTTAGAAVSSGLTGLTMGPLYLIVVRALSGLGFSEQAVNTTYLSELSGAKKRGFVYSFIQGGWPIGVLFASFITAQLLPHIGWRGVFFVGTIPAVIIMLLRIKLKESPKYEQMREVRKLIQAGKMEEAKELGQLHGIDSEKMTKMSMTQLFASDIRKHTIFLGIAHMFNWFAIQMFSVLSTTVLTEGKGISFDNSLFMLIFSNGLAYVGYITHGYLGDKFGRRGTIIFAWIMAALGFSFMLFLAEGYWPVLISYSVGLFFLIGSYAALYSYMGESFPTRIRGTGAAFINAMGPVGAIFGSLVFTLALSHFSTVSSIFLAGVIPLVLSGLLMFGARSISPSKELEEISQ from the coding sequence ATGGAAACGAATGCATTGAAAGTCGAAGGGGCAGGGCTGGAAACGGCGGATACGGTGAAGGTGAGGAAGGAAGAAGGTACGGTATCGAAAGGCAGCATCGTGTACGCATCGATTGTGGCGTTTTTTGCCTGGGTGTTCTCCACCTATGATTTCATTCTTTTCGGAACGCTGCTTCCCGTCATGTCCGGCGAGTTCGGGTGGAGTACGGCCAAGAGCGCCGAAATCGCCATGTGGGTGTCGGTGACCACCTTGATCGTGTCGCTGATGGTCGGTCCGATCACGGACTATTTCGGCCGGCGCAATGCGCTGATGCTGACCACGGCGGGGGCGGCCGTAAGCTCGGGGCTTACGGGACTTACGATGGGACCGCTCTATCTGATCGTCGTGCGCGCTTTATCCGGGCTCGGTTTCTCGGAGCAGGCGGTCAATACGACGTACCTGTCCGAATTATCCGGGGCCAAAAAGCGGGGGTTTGTCTACAGCTTCATTCAGGGCGGTTGGCCGATCGGCGTGCTGTTCGCTTCCTTTATCACGGCTCAGCTGCTTCCCCATATCGGCTGGCGAGGGGTCTTCTTCGTCGGAACGATTCCGGCCGTCATCATCATGCTGCTGCGCATTAAGCTCAAGGAATCACCCAAATACGAGCAAATGCGCGAGGTTCGGAAGCTGATTCAAGCGGGGAAAATGGAGGAGGCCAAGGAGCTCGGTCAACTGCACGGCATCGACAGCGAGAAAATGACCAAAATGTCGATGACGCAGCTGTTCGCTTCGGATATCCGCAAGCATACGATTTTCCTGGGGATTGCGCATATGTTCAATTGGTTTGCGATCCAGATGTTTTCCGTCTTATCGACTACAGTGCTTACGGAAGGGAAAGGCATATCGTTCGACAACTCGCTCTTTATGCTGATTTTCTCCAACGGCCTGGCTTATGTCGGGTATATCACGCATGGCTACCTGGGCGACAAATTCGGCAGAAGAGGAACGATCATTTTCGCCTGGATCATGGCGGCGCTCGGCTTCTCCTTCATGCTGTTCCTGGCCGAAGGCTACTGGCCGGTGCTGATTTCCTACAGCGTCGGATTATTTTTCCTGATCGGTTCCTATGCGGCGCTCTATTCCTATATGGGAGAATCGTTCCCGACGCGGATCCGGGGGACGGGAGCGGCTTTCATCAATGCGATGGGACCGGTAGGGGCGATCTTCGGATCGCTGGTGTTTACGCTGGCTTTGAGTCATTTCAGCACGGTATCCTCCATCTTCCTGGCCGGGGTCATCCCGCTTGTGCTGTCGGGACTCCTGATGTTCGGAGCAAGGTCAATCTCGCCGTCCAAAGAATTGGAAGAAATCTCACAATAA
- a CDS encoding polysaccharide deacetylase family protein has product MTKKKEILVAYGVDVDAVAGWLGSYGGEDSPDDISRGLFAGEIGTPRLLKLFDKYNLKTTWFIPGHSIETFPEQTKMVVEAGHEIGLHGYSHENPIAMTAQQEETILLKCIDLIEKVSGKRPTGYVAPWWEFSKITNELLLKHGIMYDHSLMHNDFSPYYVRVGDSWTNIDYEQPAETWMKPLVRGQETDLIEIPANWYLDDLPPMMFIKKSPNSHGFVNPRDIEQMWKDQFDWVYRENDYAVFTMTIHPDVSGRPQVLMMHERIIEYINSHEGVRWATFDEIARDYKERFPRNL; this is encoded by the coding sequence ATGACGAAGAAAAAAGAAATATTGGTAGCGTATGGCGTGGATGTGGACGCGGTAGCCGGCTGGCTCGGGTCGTACGGCGGCGAGGATTCCCCGGACGATATTTCCCGCGGTTTGTTTGCCGGCGAGATCGGCACGCCCCGTTTGCTGAAGCTGTTCGACAAGTACAATTTGAAAACGACGTGGTTTATTCCCGGCCACTCGATCGAAACCTTCCCGGAGCAGACGAAAATGGTCGTCGAAGCGGGGCATGAAATCGGATTGCACGGTTATTCCCACGAGAACCCAATCGCGATGACGGCGCAGCAGGAAGAGACCATTTTGCTCAAATGTATCGACCTCATCGAGAAGGTTTCGGGTAAGCGGCCCACCGGATACGTAGCTCCATGGTGGGAATTTTCCAAAATTACGAACGAGCTTCTGCTCAAGCACGGCATTATGTACGATCACAGCCTGATGCATAACGATTTTTCGCCTTACTATGTGCGGGTGGGGGACAGCTGGACCAATATCGACTACGAGCAGCCGGCGGAGACATGGATGAAACCGTTGGTTCGGGGGCAAGAAACGGATCTGATCGAAATTCCGGCCAACTGGTATCTGGACGATCTGCCGCCGATGATGTTCATTAAGAAATCGCCGAACAGCCACGGCTTCGTGAATCCGAGAGATATCGAGCAGATGTGGAAGGACCAGTTCGACTGGGTGTACCGGGAGAACGATTATGCCGTATTTACGATGACGATCCATCCCGACGTCAGCGGCAGGCCTCAGGTGCTTATGATGCATGAGCGCATCATCGAATATATCAACAGCCACGAGGGCGTGCGCTGGGCGACTTTTGACGAAATCGCCAGGGACTATAAAGAAAGATTTCCAAGGAACCTATAG
- a CDS encoding CobW family GTP-binding protein — protein MKRPVTIVTGYLGSGKTTLLVNMLKDPSLRNTAVLVNEFGQVGLDHHLLRQVDERARLISGGCLCCTVREDLVKELTDLLNKDQSGEIPGLERVVLETSGLADPAPILFTILSNPVLQHHYEVERIITVVDAVNAGLHLERHPETAKQVAAADRIVITKTDLVSEETKAEVMSEISRLNPLAEIAIAVYGETDAGRLFSGPGTGRDLIWGAGLPAPAPSHPQQAARSLSLTFDRPIDWNAFGLWLSMLLHAHGDKIMRVKGLLDVGGPGPVLLNGVQHIIHPPEHLSAWPESCERRSQVVFIMKSVEADALLQSLHSFQAILGAKADLSKMEIIHA, from the coding sequence ATGAAACGGCCTGTAACCATCGTAACCGGATATCTCGGAAGCGGCAAAACGACGCTGCTTGTGAATATGCTGAAGGATCCTTCCCTGCGCAATACGGCCGTTCTGGTCAACGAGTTCGGTCAAGTGGGACTCGATCACCATCTGCTGAGACAAGTTGATGAGCGGGCCCGCCTGATCAGCGGGGGCTGTCTATGCTGCACGGTGCGGGAGGACCTGGTCAAGGAATTGACCGATCTGCTGAACAAGGATCAGAGCGGCGAAATTCCCGGTCTGGAGCGGGTCGTGCTTGAGACGAGCGGGCTCGCCGACCCGGCGCCGATTTTGTTCACGATTCTGTCCAACCCCGTGCTGCAGCATCATTACGAAGTCGAGCGGATCATTACCGTTGTGGATGCCGTAAACGCCGGGCTTCATCTGGAGCGGCATCCGGAAACCGCGAAGCAGGTGGCGGCGGCGGACCGGATCGTCATTACGAAAACCGATCTGGTTTCGGAGGAAACCAAGGCCGAGGTGATGAGCGAGATCTCTCGGCTCAATCCATTGGCTGAAATCGCCATTGCCGTATATGGGGAGACGGATGCCGGACGTTTGTTTTCCGGGCCGGGGACGGGGAGGGACTTGATTTGGGGCGCAGGGCTGCCGGCGCCCGCTCCCTCCCACCCGCAGCAGGCTGCGCGCTCCTTATCGCTAACCTTCGACCGGCCGATCGATTGGAATGCGTTCGGACTGTGGCTCAGCATGCTGCTTCATGCACACGGAGACAAGATCATGCGGGTGAAGGGGCTGCTTGATGTCGGGGGCCCGGGCCCGGTCCTGCTTAACGGGGTTCAGCATATCATCCACCCGCCCGAACATCTGTCTGCCTGGCCGGAATCATGCGAACGGCGGTCCCAAGTGGTCTTTATCATGAAATCGGTTGAGGCGGACGCTTTGCTTCAATCGCTTCATTCCTTTCAGGCGATTTTGGGCGCCAAAGCGGATTTGTCGAAGATGGAAATCATTCATGCCTAA
- a CDS encoding zinc-binding dehydrogenase produces the protein MTIADYTAEKVIKGVPAPDGWMKAVVFRGIGKPVLEYKPIPKAGPGEVVIRTTSTTICGTDIHILHGEHPVDEGRVLGHEHVGVIHEIGEGIRGFRVGDRVMCGSCTPCGQCYYCQKGLSSQCIGPEGDHRHPGGWRLGNTVDGTHAEYFKMPFPEFNLTKVPDELGDEDVLLVSDIGSTGIAAAEKADIQVGDTVVVFACGPVGLCAIAGAKLKGASLVIGVDGNPERLKIAEKMGADAVLDFRKIDVVEEIMKLTEGKGADVAIEALGSQTTFENCMKVIRRGGTVSSVGIYSGHVTIPIETFAGGMGDHRIVTTLCPGGRERMLQLIRLVKHHRLSLNSMITHRMPIDEALEAYELFEHQKDGVIKLVIHF, from the coding sequence ATGACGATAGCGGACTATACGGCTGAGAAAGTGATCAAAGGGGTGCCGGCCCCGGACGGCTGGATGAAGGCCGTTGTGTTTCGCGGAATAGGGAAGCCTGTGCTGGAATATAAGCCGATTCCGAAGGCGGGCCCGGGCGAGGTGGTCATCCGGACTACCTCGACAACGATTTGCGGTACGGATATTCACATTCTGCACGGCGAGCATCCGGTGGATGAGGGCCGGGTGCTGGGGCACGAGCATGTGGGCGTAATTCACGAAATCGGCGAAGGTATTCGCGGGTTCCGGGTCGGCGACCGGGTGATGTGCGGCTCCTGTACGCCTTGCGGACAGTGTTACTACTGCCAGAAAGGATTATCGTCCCAGTGTATTGGGCCGGAGGGGGACCATCGGCATCCCGGAGGCTGGAGGCTCGGAAATACGGTCGACGGAACGCATGCGGAATATTTCAAAATGCCGTTCCCGGAGTTTAACTTGACCAAGGTGCCGGACGAGCTTGGCGACGAAGACGTGCTGCTCGTGTCGGACATCGGTTCGACAGGAATCGCTGCGGCGGAGAAAGCCGATATTCAGGTCGGCGATACGGTTGTCGTCTTCGCTTGCGGCCCTGTAGGGCTTTGCGCCATTGCGGGCGCCAAGCTGAAAGGAGCAAGCCTTGTCATAGGCGTGGACGGCAATCCGGAACGTCTGAAGATCGCGGAAAAAATGGGCGCCGATGCGGTGCTCGATTTTCGCAAGATCGATGTGGTCGAAGAGATCATGAAGCTGACCGAGGGCAAAGGAGCGGATGTGGCGATTGAAGCGCTGGGCAGCCAGACGACGTTCGAGAACTGCATGAAGGTCATACGGAGGGGCGGCACGGTTTCCAGCGTCGGGATTTACTCCGGGCATGTGACCATTCCGATCGAGACGTTCGCCGGCGGGATGGGCGATCACCGGATCGTCACCACGCTTTGTCCCGGAGGGCGGGAACGGATGCTGCAGCTCATTCGGCTTGTCAAGCACCATCGTTTGTCTCTGAACAGCATGATCACCCACAGGATGCCTATCGACGAAGCGCTTGAAGCCTACGAGCTGTTCGAGCACCAGAAGGACGGCGTCATTAAGCTGGTTATTCATTTCTAG
- a CDS encoding SDR family NAD(P)-dependent oxidoreductase, translated as MRLKGKTAVITGAGEGIGKAIALAFAKEGADLAINYYNQPQEEVDAVIRELESCGCQVMAVQGDVTDESFVGGFVERTISRFGRIDILVNNAGILTQSLVHEMSVEMWDRMIEVDLKSVFLMTRAVVPHMIDRRYGRIINIASQIAQKGGYELSHYAAAKAGVIGFTKSVALELGRYGITANCIAPGPIETRLVERIDPAWKERKKKELAIPRFGLPEEVAPTAVLLASEPDGNLFTGQTLGPNSGDVMP; from the coding sequence ATGCGTTTAAAAGGCAAGACCGCCGTCATCACCGGAGCGGGTGAAGGGATCGGGAAAGCTATCGCCTTGGCCTTCGCCAAAGAAGGCGCCGATCTGGCGATCAATTATTACAACCAGCCGCAAGAGGAAGTGGATGCGGTCATTCGGGAATTGGAGAGCTGCGGGTGCCAGGTAATGGCCGTCCAAGGGGATGTTACCGACGAGTCTTTCGTCGGCGGCTTCGTCGAACGGACGATCTCCAGGTTCGGACGGATCGATATCCTGGTGAACAATGCGGGCATCCTGACGCAAAGCCTGGTGCACGAGATGTCCGTCGAAATGTGGGATCGTATGATCGAGGTCGATTTAAAGTCCGTTTTCCTGATGACCAGGGCCGTTGTTCCTCATATGATCGACCGTCGCTACGGCCGAATCATCAACATCGCTTCCCAAATCGCGCAAAAGGGAGGTTACGAATTAAGCCATTATGCCGCTGCCAAAGCGGGCGTAATCGGCTTTACCAAATCGGTTGCGCTGGAGCTGGGCCGGTACGGCATTACGGCTAACTGTATTGCGCCCGGCCCGATTGAGACCAGGCTGGTTGAGCGGATCGATCCCGCATGGAAGGAGCGGAAAAAGAAGGAGCTGGCGATTCCGCGTTTCGGTTTGCCGGAAGAGGTCGCTCCGACGGCGGTTCTGCTCGCGTCCGAGCCGGACGGCAATCTGTTCACCGGCCAGACGCTGGGTCCGAATTCGGGAGATGTAATGCCGTAA
- a CDS encoding AraC family transcriptional regulator — MYPRYYFEYPNMNTRFPFYMKKKRYTNAIPPHRHDFIEFSLVLEGRGSEFINGVEHVMLPGTTVLLLPHQIHHFRSHPDDPLLMFICNFGTELLTEGPEAAWGLRDFILGRDQAQAAFVHLEGENREEGIQIWEKLFKEYERSLPWKPIVLKSLLLEALALFARSGKIAAPEDRSFWDKPASKTAKGIWPIVQYVHEHYLEPLTLETLSKQFGVHPVHISKMFGEQYGLPFAMFLRELRIRHACSLLLTSDMPIAEVAYESGFSSYPTFSRTFLRIKGTTPREYREKRNW; from the coding sequence ATGTATCCGCGATACTATTTCGAGTACCCGAACATGAACACCCGCTTTCCTTTTTATATGAAAAAGAAACGGTATACGAACGCGATTCCACCCCATCGGCACGATTTCATCGAGTTTTCGCTTGTGCTTGAAGGGCGCGGCAGCGAGTTCATCAACGGGGTCGAACACGTGATGCTGCCCGGTACGACGGTGCTTCTTCTCCCGCACCAAATTCATCATTTCCGTTCGCACCCGGACGATCCGCTGCTCATGTTCATTTGCAATTTCGGCACGGAGCTGCTGACGGAAGGCCCCGAAGCGGCGTGGGGGCTGCGCGATTTTATATTGGGCCGGGACCAAGCTCAAGCCGCGTTTGTCCATTTGGAAGGGGAGAACCGGGAGGAGGGTATACAAATTTGGGAAAAGCTGTTCAAGGAATATGAGCGCTCATTGCCGTGGAAGCCGATCGTGCTGAAGTCGCTGCTGCTCGAAGCGTTGGCCTTATTCGCTCGCAGCGGCAAGATTGCCGCACCGGAGGACCGGAGCTTCTGGGACAAACCCGCATCCAAAACAGCGAAAGGCATCTGGCCGATTGTCCAATACGTTCATGAGCACTACCTGGAGCCTTTGACGCTGGAGACGCTGTCCAAGCAATTCGGGGTACATCCGGTGCACATCAGCAAAATGTTCGGCGAGCAATACGGACTCCCGTTCGCCATGTTTCTTCGCGAGCTCCGCATTCGGCATGCCTGCAGCCTGCTGCTCACCTCCGACATGCCGATCGCGGAAGTCGCGTACGAATCGGGCTTTTCCTCCTATCCGACGTTTTCCCGTACTTTTCTGCGAATCAAAGGGACCACCCCCCGCGAGTATCGGGAGAAGCGGAATTGGTAG